One window from the genome of Cucumis melo cultivar AY chromosome 12, USDA_Cmelo_AY_1.0, whole genome shotgun sequence encodes:
- the LOC103484573 gene encoding palmitoyl-acyl carrier protein thioesterase, chloroplastic-like, with protein sequence MASIAPLSLNPTSLTTHYSKLLQNNNCYSYVSCYPRGLNDRRCNFCIVMVRGRRSSPRRSVDLVNGKKVNGVHVEAPVFSGEKRGSLLVEENGATEGEKPLHDCLLGRFVEDRFVYGQTFIIRSYEIGPDKTATMETLMNLLQETALNHVTCSGLAGNDFGATREMSLRKLIWVVTRVHVQVQRYSCWGDVVEIDTWVNAAGKNGMRRDWIIRDYHTREVITRATSTWVIMNKETRRLSKIPDQVREELTPFYLNRIAIPTDQNDVEKIDKLTDETAERIRSGLAPRWNDMDANQHVNNVKYIGWILESVPISVLEDFDLTSMTLEYRRECRQSNLVESLTTTTTATATGDRCKNLHYTHLLRMQTNKDEIVRARTQWNSKPKQYFTH encoded by the exons ATGGCCTCCATTGCACCATTATCGCTCAATCCAACATCCTTAACTACCCATTACTCCAAACTACTCCAAAACAACAATTGTTATTCCTACGTGTCGTGTTACCCTCGTGGTTTAAACGACCGACGATGTAACTTCTGCATTGTGATGGTGAGGGGCCGACGGAGTAGTCCACGTAGGAGCGTGGACTTGGTAAATGGGAAGAAGGTAAATGGGGTTCATGTTGAGGCTCCGGTTTTCTCCGGCGAAAAGAGAGGGTCGTTGTTGGTGGAAGAAAACGGCGCCACTGAGGGAGAAAAGCCTCTCCATGATTGTCTTCTTGGGAGGTTTGTAGAAGATAGGTTTGTTTATGGACAAACCTTTATTATTAGGTCTTATGAAATTGGACCTGATAAAACTGCCACCATGGAAACTCTCATGAATCTTCTTCag GAAACGGCGCTGAATCATGTAACGTGCTCGGGTTTGGCCGGAAATGACTTTGGCGCCACCCGGGAGATGAGCCTCCGGAAACTCATCTGGGTTGTTACACGTGTTCATGTTCAAGTTCAGAGATATAGTTGCTG GGGAGATGTTGTCGAGATAGACACCTGGGTTAACGCAGCTGGCAAAAACGGGATGCGACGTGATTGGATTATAAGAGATTATCATACTCGAGAGGTTATTACTCGAGCTACTAG tACATGGGTTATAATGAACAAAGAAACAAGAAGGTTATCGAAAATACCAGACCAAGTTAGAGAAGAGTTGACCCCATTTTACCTCAACAGAATCGCCATCCCCACTGATCAAAACGATGTTGAAAAGATCGACAAGCTCACCGATGAAACTGCTGAGAGAATCCGATCAGGCTTAGCA CCTAGATGGAACGACATGGATGCCAACCAGCATGTCAACAATGTTAAATACATTGGGTGGATTTTGGAG AGTGTACCAATAAGTGTGTTGGAAGATTTTGATCTAACGAGCATGACGCTGGAATATCGAAGAGAATGCCGGCAATCCAATCTGGTGGAGTCATTGACAACCACGACCACTGCCACAGCCACCGGAGACCGTTGCAAAAATCTCCATTACACCCACCTTCTTCGGATGCAAACCAATAAGGATGAGATTGTAAGAGCCAGAACTCAATGGAACTCCAAGCCCAAACAATATTTTACTCATTAA